One genomic segment of Novisyntrophococcus fermenticellae includes these proteins:
- the rsmG gene encoding 16S rRNA (guanine(527)-N(7))-methyltransferase RsmG — MSQFIKYYEILVEWNSFMNLTTITEFDEVILKHFLDSISIVKGLNLKKMHTVIDVGTGAGFPGIPLKIVYPHLQITLLDSLNKRIKFLNKVISSLHLKEINTIHGRAEDYAKQLEYRESYDLCVSRAVANLSSLAEYCLPYIRKGGLFVPYKSGTVEQEVKDAEKAIHVMGGGMKEIIHFQLLDTDMERSLVIIEKKKNTPGQYPRKAGLPVKEPIK; from the coding sequence ATGAGTCAATTTATAAAATACTATGAGATATTGGTGGAATGGAATTCATTTATGAACCTGACTACCATTACTGAATTTGATGAAGTGATTTTAAAACATTTTTTGGATAGCATTTCTATCGTTAAAGGTTTGAATCTCAAAAAAATGCATACGGTTATTGATGTGGGAACCGGAGCGGGATTTCCGGGAATTCCTCTGAAAATTGTATATCCACATCTGCAAATAACCTTGTTGGATTCTTTGAATAAAAGAATTAAATTTTTGAATAAGGTAATTTCGAGTCTGCATTTGAAAGAAATAAATACAATACATGGAAGAGCGGAGGATTATGCAAAACAATTAGAATACCGGGAATCTTATGATCTTTGTGTTTCCAGAGCTGTGGCAAATCTTTCTTCACTTGCGGAATATTGTCTTCCTTATATAAGAAAGGGAGGTCTTTTTGTTCCTTATAAATCCGGAACTGTGGAGCAGGAGGTAAAAGACGCAGAAAAAGCTATTCATGTGATGGGTGGGGGCATGAAGGAAATAATACACTTTCAATTGTTAGATACCGATATGGAACGCTCACTGGTCATTATAGAAAAGAAAAAAAACACACCTGGACAATATCCAAGAAAAGCAGGATTGCCCGTCAAAGAACCAATAAAATAA
- the mnmG gene encoding tRNA uridine-5-carboxymethylaminomethyl(34) synthesis enzyme MnmG, whose amino-acid sequence MPQITEEFDVVVIGAGHAGCEAALACARLGLDTIVFTISMDSVAWMACNPNIGGTSKGHLVREIDALGGEMGKNIDKTFIQSKMLNKSKGPAVHSLRAQADKSEYSRSMRKILENTDHLTIKQAEVSELIIEKGILKGVKTVSGAVYHCKGAVLCTGVYLNARCIYGDVSEYTGPNGLKAANHLTDSLIENGVEMYRFKTGTPARVDKRSIDFSKMEEQFGDERVVPFSFSTDPEDVQIEQVSCWLTYTNEKTHEIIRQNLDRSPLYSGMIHGTGPRYCPSVEDKVVKFKDKSRHQVFLEPEGLYTNEMYVGGMSSSMPEDVQYEMYHTVAGLEHARIVRNAYAIEYDCINPMQLQATLEFKNIKNLFSGGQFNGSSGYEEAAAQGLIAGINAAMKIKGRELLVLDRSESYIGVLIDDLVTKETHEPYRMMTSRAEYRLLLRQDNADLRLRKYGYRVGLINEEQYQNLLYKERQIEKEINRMENTFVGDSKSVQDLMKRMNSTALNSGSSLAELIRRPELTYQDLSEIDVNRPRLSEDVKEQVNINIKYEGYIKRQMKQVEQFKKMENKKIPNDIDYDRIGSLRIEAKQKLKDFRPMNIGQASRISGVSPADVSVLLVYLEQLRVTF is encoded by the coding sequence ATGCCACAAATTACAGAAGAATTTGATGTTGTTGTTATAGGAGCGGGACATGCAGGGTGTGAAGCTGCCCTTGCCTGTGCGAGACTGGGGCTTGATACGATAGTATTTACAATCAGTATGGATTCTGTTGCATGGATGGCATGCAATCCAAATATTGGAGGAACTTCAAAGGGTCATCTGGTACGTGAAATTGATGCTCTTGGCGGGGAGATGGGTAAAAATATAGATAAGACATTCATTCAGTCCAAGATGTTAAATAAGTCAAAGGGACCTGCGGTGCATTCCTTGAGAGCTCAGGCAGATAAAAGTGAATACAGCCGATCTATGAGAAAGATATTGGAAAATACAGATCACTTAACCATTAAACAGGCAGAAGTCAGTGAATTGATTATTGAAAAAGGAATTTTGAAAGGTGTAAAGACCGTTTCAGGTGCTGTCTATCATTGTAAAGGGGCTGTGCTATGTACCGGAGTGTATTTAAACGCCAGATGTATCTATGGCGATGTAAGCGAATACACAGGACCAAACGGGCTGAAAGCAGCTAACCATCTGACAGATTCATTGATTGAAAATGGTGTGGAGATGTATCGCTTTAAAACTGGTACACCGGCTCGTGTGGATAAAAGAAGTATTGACTTTAGTAAGATGGAAGAGCAGTTTGGTGATGAAAGGGTGGTTCCTTTTTCATTTTCCACAGATCCTGAAGATGTACAGATTGAGCAGGTATCCTGCTGGCTGACCTATACGAATGAGAAAACCCATGAGATTATTCGTCAGAATCTGGATCGTTCTCCTCTTTATTCCGGAATGATACATGGTACCGGTCCAAGATATTGTCCATCTGTTGAAGATAAAGTTGTTAAGTTCAAGGACAAAAGCCGCCATCAGGTATTTTTGGAACCGGAAGGACTGTATACAAATGAAATGTATGTAGGAGGAATGTCCAGTTCGATGCCTGAAGATGTACAGTACGAGATGTATCATACAGTTGCAGGTTTAGAGCATGCCAGGATTGTGAGGAATGCATATGCGATTGAATACGATTGTATTAATCCCATGCAGCTTCAGGCTACACTGGAATTTAAAAATATAAAAAATCTTTTTTCCGGAGGGCAATTCAATGGAAGCTCCGGGTATGAAGAAGCGGCTGCTCAGGGATTGATAGCGGGAATTAATGCAGCTATGAAGATAAAAGGGAGGGAACTCCTCGTATTGGATCGTTCGGAGTCATACATTGGTGTATTGATTGATGATCTGGTTACAAAAGAAACACATGAACCATACAGGATGATGACCAGCAGAGCAGAATATCGGTTGCTGCTGCGTCAGGATAATGCAGACTTGAGACTTAGAAAATACGGATATCGGGTTGGATTAATCAATGAGGAACAATATCAGAATCTGCTTTATAAGGAAAGACAGATTGAGAAAGAAATAAATCGTATGGAGAATACTTTTGTGGGAGATTCAAAATCTGTTCAGGATTTAATGAAGAGGATGAATTCGACTGCGCTGAATAGTGGGAGTTCACTTGCAGAATTGATAAGGCGCCCGGAACTCACCTATCAGGATTTAAGTGAAATTGATGTAAATCGTCCGCGGCTTTCGGAAGATGTTAAAGAGCAGGTAAATATAAACATCAAGTATGAAGGTTATATAAAACGGCAGATGAAACAAGTTGAACAATTTAAGAAGATGGAAAATAAAAAGATACCAAATGACATAGACTATGATCGTATAGGGAGTCTGCGTATTGAAGCAAAGCAGAAACTTAAAGATTTCAGGCCCATGAATATTGGACAGGCATCCCGGATTTCAGGGGTATCTCCGGCAGATGTATCGGTACTTCTGGTGTATCTTGAGCAGCTGCGAGTGACCTTTTAA